Proteins encoded by one window of Bactrocera oleae isolate idBacOlea1 chromosome 4, idBacOlea1, whole genome shotgun sequence:
- the LOC106617566 gene encoding uncharacterized protein isoform X13 → MDLADQIDDYICSFEGIGDLTMDSLAMFIFIWAVLALFLVWLCKFLYNKYVVNNNKTPTSQSNSRQSSVAPGAASTSKTEVIKRLSEPREVMASKADFKDLAAKPGGAARGRAPSGGAGAAAGGAGARRRMVRQGSTGPESRKKRYVPPPSNVVGPETTSVTWTSQVFRWLYSDLVIVNELLTSWVIALNETLKKSMEEHGVAVEVVRVLPDSPPPSLNNIFCNCDETNPSNMLITFDCDAQPVLQVKTFRQKAGKVDTSHYKVTISRFRARMATAMNYNTLKGEMKVDGYPDIRIAMNSVGAIKPMDQDEQQLQGVISDIITATLRDTVYPVDFSVYATCPRAEVDPLDMPVIYPVNYDALARAYQYYYNY, encoded by the exons ATGGATTTAGCAGATCAAATCGATGATTATATTTGTTCATTTGAAGGAATTGGTGATTTAACAATGGACTCATTAGcaatgttcatatttatttggGCTGTATTGGCCCTCTTCTTAGTATGGctgtgtaaatttttatacaataaatatgtggtaaataacaacaaaacgccGACAAGTCAGAGCAATAGTCGGCAGAGCAGTGTGGCGCCCGGCGCTGCCAGCACATCGAAAACTGAAGTGATCAAACGCCTATCCGAGCCGAGAGAAGTGATGGCAAGCAAAGCGGATTTTAAG gACTTAGCTGCCAAACCAGGTGGTGCTGCACGCGGTCGCGCGCCCAGTGGAGGTGCTGGGGCTGCAGCTGGTGGTGCTGGCGCACGACGCCGCATGGTGCGACAGGGCTCAACTGGACCAGAAAGCCGCAAGAAACGTTATGTGCCGCCACCGTCCAATGTTGTTGGACCTGAAACA ACTTCCGTTACTTGGACCAGTCAAGTGTTCCGTTGGCTTTACAGCGATCTTGTGATTGTCAACGAATTGCTAACATCTTGGGTTATAGCCTTAAATGAAACTCTGAAAAAATCGATGGAAGAG CATGGCGTCGCAGTGGAGGTGGTGCGTGTGCTGCCTGACAGTCCACCACCCAGCTTGaacaatatattttgcaattgTGATGAAACAAATCCATCGAATATG CTGATCACCTTTGATTGTGACGCACAGCCGGTGCTGCAGGTGAAGACGTTCCGCCAGAAGGCCGGCAAGGTTGACACCTCACATTACAAAGTGACCATCTCCCGCTTCCGTGCACGTATGGCTACCGCCATGAACTACAACACACTCAAGGGCGAGATGAAGGTGGATGGCTATCCCGAT ATCCGCATTGCCATGAATAGTGTGGGCGCCATAAAGCCAATGGATCAAGATGAACAGCAGCTGCAAGGTGTCATTAGTGACATAATCACCGCCACTCTGCGGGACACCGTCTATCCAGTCGACTTTTCGGTCTACGCAACCTGCCCTCGTGCCGAAGTCGACCCGCTTGACATGCCTGTAATATATCCCGTCAATTATGATGCGTTAGCG AGGGCttatcaatattattataattattga